From the genome of Lotus japonicus ecotype B-129 chromosome 6, LjGifu_v1.2, one region includes:
- the LOC130724315 gene encoding uncharacterized protein LOC130724315 isoform X2: MLLLPCSKLHTSLCFHTPIHGGTAAPFTGHHPLRNNKICCAKRTGKQRYPSEKKKLKTKHKQALQPSSDDKSKFEGTWRLSNLAVPLTQDPGKDSLEVSDGLLQEIAKVIEFPVASLLPREAFSVVRKSFDARKKLKEPKFVHTVDMDVQKLLDLEPRSWDFISRLEPKVGLVEHVLERKDIGDLMSIIHDCKENKEDVVNGENGHSIFSRELNGNRAARKPKIAVVGSGPSGLFAALVLAELGADVTVIERGQPVEKRGRDIGALVVRRILELESNFCFGEGGAGTWSDGKLVTRIGRNSGSVLAVMRTLVQFGAPKQILIDGKPHLGTDRLVPLLRNFRRHLQDLDVAIKFGTRVDDLVINDGHVLGVMASESTDQSRLRSQKMEFDAVILAVGHSARDMYQTLLTHNVELVPKDFAVGFRIEHPQELINSMQYSELASEVCRGRGKVPVADYKVANYIDKEEFFESSDSGVANRSCYSFCMCPGGQVVLTSTNPSEMCINGMSFSRRASRWANAALVVTVTMKDFEALNYYGPLAGVEFQREFERRAATMGGGNFTVPVQTVTDFLEDKLSVTSLPPSSYRLGVKAENLHQLFPIHITEALKHSLAAFDKELPGFICNEALLHGVETRTSSPIQITRDINSYESTSVRGLYPVGEGAGYAGGIISAAVDGMHAGFAVAKKFNLFHGDVESVLGKAQNVGFVKY; encoded by the exons ATGCTCCTTCTTCCCTGCTCGAAGCTCCACACCTCTCTCTGCTTCCACACTCCCATTCATGGAGGCACAGCAGCTCCTTTCACCGGCCACCACCCCCTCCGCAACAACAAAATCTGCTGCGCCAAGAGAACCGGCAAACAGAGATACCCATCGGAGAAGAAGAAGCTCAAAACAAAGCACAAACAGGCTCTTCAACCGAGTTCCGACGACAAAAGCAAGTTCGAGGGTACATGGAGGCTCTCCAACCTCGCCGTACCACTCACTCAAGACCCTGGCAAGGACTCTCTAGAAGTTTCCGATGGCCTTCTTCAAGAAATCGCCAAAGTTATCGAGTTCCCG GTTGCTTCACTGTTGCCGCGAGAAGCTTTCTCTGTTGTGAGGAAGTCCTTTGATGCTAGGAAG aaattgaAGGAGCCTAAATTTGTGCATACTGTGGACATGGATGTTCAGAAGCTACTTGACCTGGAGCCTCGTTCGTGGGACTTTATTTCTCGGCTGGAGCCTAAAGTTGGCCTAGTGGAGCATGTGCTTGAAAGAAAAGATATTGGTGATCTGATGAGTATCATACATGACTGTAAAGAAAATAAGGAAGATGTAGTGAATGGGGAAAATGGACATAGCATTTTCTCAAGAGAGTTGAATGGGAACCGGGCTGCCAGAAAGCCGAAGATTGCAGTAGTGGGTAGTGGGCCTTCTGGCCTTTTTGCAGCTCTTGTTCTTGCAGAGCTTGGTGCAGATGTTACAGTGATAGAAAGAGGTCAACCGGTTGAGAAGAGGGGGCGTGATATTGGTGCTCTTGTAGTTCGTCGGATTTTAGAATTGGAAAGTAACTTCTGCTTCGGGGAG GGTGGTGCAGGTACCTGGAGTGATGGGAAGTTGGTAACGAGAATTGGACGCAATAGTGGCAGTGTTCTTGCG GTTATGAGAACGTTAGTGCAGTTTGGAGCTCCAAAACAGATATTGATTGATGGAAAGCCTCACTTAGGAACAGATAGGTTGGTTCCCTTACTTCGCAACTTTAGACGACATCTGCAAGATTTGGAT gttgcCATAAAATTTGGAACAAGAGTAGATGATCTAGTTATAAACGATGGACACGTTCTGGGGGTTATGGCATCCGAATCAACTGATCAATCACGTTTAAGGAGCCAAAAGATGGAATTTGATGCAGTTATTCTGGCTGTTGGTCATTCTGCTCGTGATATGTATCAAACGCTTCTTACTCACAATGTGGAATTGGTACCAAAAGATTTTGCT GTAGGGTTTCGGATTGAGCATCCTCAAGAACTAATAAACAGCATGCAG TATTCTGAGTTGGCATCCGAAGTTTGCCGTGGACGTGGTAAAGTTCCAGTGGCAGATTACAAAGTTGCCAATTATATTGACAAAGAGGAATTCTTTGAATCTTCTGATTCAGGGGTGGCAAATCGTAGTTGCTACTCTTTCTGCATGTGTCCAGGTGGGCAG GTTGTTCTCACCAGTACAAATCCATCAGAAATGTGCATCAACGGGATGTCATTTTCTCGGCGAGCATCTAGGTGGGCGAATGCTGCACTTGTGGTGACAGTCACAATGAAGGATTTTGAAGCTTTGAATTATTATGGTCCTCTCGCGGGGGTTGAATTTCAG AGAGAGTTTGAACGAAGAGCTGCTACAatgggaggaggaaatttcacAGTGCCTGTCCAGACAGTTACAGactttctcgaggataagttgTCAG TTACATCTCTACCCCCATCAAGTTATCGTTTAGGCGTGAAAGCAGAAAATCTCCATCAGCTATTTCCTATTCATATAACTGAAGCTTTGAAGCATTCACTAGCAGCATTTGACAAGGAG TTACCAGGATTTATCTGCAATGAGGCTCTCCTTCATGGTGTAGAG ACTAGGACCAGTTCCCCAATCCAGATTACTCGCGATATTAACTCTTATGAAAGCACTTCCGTAAGAGGACTATATCCAGTTGGTGAAGGAGCAGGTTATGCTGGTGGGATCATTAGTGCAGCAGTAGATGGAATGCATGCTGGTTTTGCTGTggcaaaaaaattcaacttaTTTCATGGAGATGTTGAATCTGTTCTGGGCAAGGCTCAAAATGTTGGATTTGTCAAGTACTAA
- the LOC130724315 gene encoding uncharacterized protein LOC130724315 isoform X1 has translation MLLLPCSKLHTSLCFHTPIHGGTAAPFTGHHPLRNNKICCAKRTGKQRYPSEKKKLKTKHKQALQPSSDDKSKFEGTWRLSNLAVPLTQDPGKDSLEVSDGLLQEIAKVIEFPVASLLPREAFSVVRKSFDARKKLKEPKFVHTVDMDVQKLLDLEPRSWDFISRLEPKVGLVEHVLERKDIGDLMSIIHDCKENKEDVVNGENGHSIFSRELNGNRAARKPKIAVVGSGPSGLFAALVLAELGADVTVIERGQPVEKRGRDIGALVVRRILELESNFCFGEGGAGTWSDGKLVTRIGRNSGSVLAVMRTLVQFGAPKQILIDGKPHLGTDRLVPLLRNFRRHLQDLDVAIKFGTRVDDLVINDGHVLGVMASESTDQSRLRSQKMEFDAVILAVGHSARDMYQTLLTHNVELVPKDFAVGFRIEHPQELINSMQYSELASEVCRGRGKVPVADYKVANYIDKEEFFESSDSGVANRSCYSFCMCPGGQVVLTSTNPSEMCINGMSFSRRASRWANAALVVTVTMKDFEALNYYGPLAGVEFQREFERRAATMGGGNFTVPVQTVTDFLEDKLSVCTPVTSLPPSSYRLGVKAENLHQLFPIHITEALKHSLAAFDKELPGFICNEALLHGVETRTSSPIQITRDINSYESTSVRGLYPVGEGAGYAGGIISAAVDGMHAGFAVAKKFNLFHGDVESVLGKAQNVGFVKY, from the exons ATGCTCCTTCTTCCCTGCTCGAAGCTCCACACCTCTCTCTGCTTCCACACTCCCATTCATGGAGGCACAGCAGCTCCTTTCACCGGCCACCACCCCCTCCGCAACAACAAAATCTGCTGCGCCAAGAGAACCGGCAAACAGAGATACCCATCGGAGAAGAAGAAGCTCAAAACAAAGCACAAACAGGCTCTTCAACCGAGTTCCGACGACAAAAGCAAGTTCGAGGGTACATGGAGGCTCTCCAACCTCGCCGTACCACTCACTCAAGACCCTGGCAAGGACTCTCTAGAAGTTTCCGATGGCCTTCTTCAAGAAATCGCCAAAGTTATCGAGTTCCCG GTTGCTTCACTGTTGCCGCGAGAAGCTTTCTCTGTTGTGAGGAAGTCCTTTGATGCTAGGAAG aaattgaAGGAGCCTAAATTTGTGCATACTGTGGACATGGATGTTCAGAAGCTACTTGACCTGGAGCCTCGTTCGTGGGACTTTATTTCTCGGCTGGAGCCTAAAGTTGGCCTAGTGGAGCATGTGCTTGAAAGAAAAGATATTGGTGATCTGATGAGTATCATACATGACTGTAAAGAAAATAAGGAAGATGTAGTGAATGGGGAAAATGGACATAGCATTTTCTCAAGAGAGTTGAATGGGAACCGGGCTGCCAGAAAGCCGAAGATTGCAGTAGTGGGTAGTGGGCCTTCTGGCCTTTTTGCAGCTCTTGTTCTTGCAGAGCTTGGTGCAGATGTTACAGTGATAGAAAGAGGTCAACCGGTTGAGAAGAGGGGGCGTGATATTGGTGCTCTTGTAGTTCGTCGGATTTTAGAATTGGAAAGTAACTTCTGCTTCGGGGAG GGTGGTGCAGGTACCTGGAGTGATGGGAAGTTGGTAACGAGAATTGGACGCAATAGTGGCAGTGTTCTTGCG GTTATGAGAACGTTAGTGCAGTTTGGAGCTCCAAAACAGATATTGATTGATGGAAAGCCTCACTTAGGAACAGATAGGTTGGTTCCCTTACTTCGCAACTTTAGACGACATCTGCAAGATTTGGAT gttgcCATAAAATTTGGAACAAGAGTAGATGATCTAGTTATAAACGATGGACACGTTCTGGGGGTTATGGCATCCGAATCAACTGATCAATCACGTTTAAGGAGCCAAAAGATGGAATTTGATGCAGTTATTCTGGCTGTTGGTCATTCTGCTCGTGATATGTATCAAACGCTTCTTACTCACAATGTGGAATTGGTACCAAAAGATTTTGCT GTAGGGTTTCGGATTGAGCATCCTCAAGAACTAATAAACAGCATGCAG TATTCTGAGTTGGCATCCGAAGTTTGCCGTGGACGTGGTAAAGTTCCAGTGGCAGATTACAAAGTTGCCAATTATATTGACAAAGAGGAATTCTTTGAATCTTCTGATTCAGGGGTGGCAAATCGTAGTTGCTACTCTTTCTGCATGTGTCCAGGTGGGCAG GTTGTTCTCACCAGTACAAATCCATCAGAAATGTGCATCAACGGGATGTCATTTTCTCGGCGAGCATCTAGGTGGGCGAATGCTGCACTTGTGGTGACAGTCACAATGAAGGATTTTGAAGCTTTGAATTATTATGGTCCTCTCGCGGGGGTTGAATTTCAG AGAGAGTTTGAACGAAGAGCTGCTACAatgggaggaggaaatttcacAGTGCCTGTCCAGACAGTTACAGactttctcgaggataagttgTCAG TTTGTACACCAGTTACATCTCTACCCCCATCAAGTTATCGTTTAGGCGTGAAAGCAGAAAATCTCCATCAGCTATTTCCTATTCATATAACTGAAGCTTTGAAGCATTCACTAGCAGCATTTGACAAGGAG TTACCAGGATTTATCTGCAATGAGGCTCTCCTTCATGGTGTAGAG ACTAGGACCAGTTCCCCAATCCAGATTACTCGCGATATTAACTCTTATGAAAGCACTTCCGTAAGAGGACTATATCCAGTTGGTGAAGGAGCAGGTTATGCTGGTGGGATCATTAGTGCAGCAGTAGATGGAATGCATGCTGGTTTTGCTGTggcaaaaaaattcaacttaTTTCATGGAGATGTTGAATCTGTTCTGGGCAAGGCTCAAAATGTTGGATTTGTCAAGTACTAA
- the LOC130725493 gene encoding uncharacterized protein LOC130725493, giving the protein MSWNIRGAAAKGVPLLLKDVVLRHQIFCVALFEPKVKSTKLPIIMKTLNFDGSFVVEAEGFSGGIWVMWSKHWGAIQVLSSHRQLVHLRVNPTNGSPSFLVSFTYGSPNLSIRNFLWQELRRIAANTGEPWVVMGDFNTYLNAPDKWGGDPPNLLAMGKFRDCLDDCYLSDLGFKGPPFTWEGRGVKERLEWALGNDQWLRSFPEASIFHLPQLKSDHKPLLLQLSPTDIDHSQRPFRFVAAWLTHSDFPRLVKHSWQTHNTWIPAYEAFRADAMT; this is encoded by the coding sequence ATGAGTTGGAACATAAGGGGTGCAGCAGCAAAGGGTGTCCCTTTACTCTTGAAAGATGTTGTTCTGCGACATCAGATTTTTTGTGTAGCTCTCTTTGAGCCTAAAGTTAAATCAACTAAGCTTCCTATCATCATGAAGACGCTGAATTTTGATGGGTCTTTTGTGGTGGAAGCAGAAGGTTTTTCCGGTGGCATTTGGGTCATGTGGTCGAAGCATTGGGGGGCGATTCAGGTCCTCTCATCCCATCGTCAACTAGTCCATCTTCGTGTTAATCCCACAAATGGTTCACCCAGTTTCTTGGTCTCCTTTACGTATGGCAGCCCTAATCTCTCCATTCGGAACTTCCTCTGGCAAGAGCTGCGACGTATTGCAGCGAACACTGGTGAGCCTTGGGTAGTCATGGGAGATTTTAATACATATCTCAATGCACCAGATAAGTGGGGTGGCGACCCTCCTAATTTGTTAGCTATGGGAAAGTTTAGAGATTGTCTTGATGATTGCTATCTCTCGGACCTGGGATTTAAAGGACCGCCTTTTACATGGGAAGGTCGGGGGGTCAAGGAGCGTTTGGAATGGGCTCTTGGGAATGACCAATGGCTTCGATCTTTCCCAGAGGCTTCTATCTTTCATCTACCACAACTGAAATCTGATCATAAGCCGCTGCTCTTGCAACTAAGCCCGACAGATATTGATCATTCTCAACGCCCCTTTCGATTCGTGGCAGCCTGGTTAACGCATAGTGATTTCCCACGGCTAGTTAAACATTCTTGGCAGACTCATAATACTTGGATTCCCGCTTATGAAGCCTTCCGGGCAGATGCAATGACCTAG
- the LOC130726503 gene encoding uncharacterized protein LOC130726503 isoform X1, with protein sequence MDMYIRVKRKMTTYFIRCKPSDKILDVKQKLEELVDQPANNQQLILHGTGEVLEDAKTLADQKVENDAVVALALRKDDNEFEEVNIVRPSEFYPAREGDAANW encoded by the exons ATG GATATGTACATTCGTGTTAAGCGTAAGATGACAACATACTTCATCCGGTGCAAGCCATCTGATAAAATTCTTGATGTAAAGCAGAAGTTGGAAGAACTCGTTGATCAACCAGCGAATAATCAACAGTTAATTCTACATGGTACAGGGGAGGTATTAGAGGACGCTAAGACGTTGGCAGATCAAAAG GTTGAAAATGATGCTGTTGTTGCACTGGCCTTGAGGAAAG ATGATAACGAGTTTGAGGAGGTCAACATTGTTCGGCCAAGCGAATTCTATCCGGCTCGGGAAGGAGATGCTGCCAATTGGTAA
- the LOC130726503 gene encoding uncharacterized protein LOC130726503 isoform X2 gives MDMYIRVKRKMTTYFIRCKPSDKILDVKQKLEELVDQPANNQQLILHGTGEVLEDAKTLADQKVENDAVVALALRKDDNEFEEVNIVRPSEFYPAREGDAANWWLGDIRYRSGNIFKLLVNCRVNDVLLLCLREYGVLFLPQFFQGESHLWLRSRLALYQCDAKGLII, from the exons ATG GATATGTACATTCGTGTTAAGCGTAAGATGACAACATACTTCATCCGGTGCAAGCCATCTGATAAAATTCTTGATGTAAAGCAGAAGTTGGAAGAACTCGTTGATCAACCAGCGAATAATCAACAGTTAATTCTACATGGTACAGGGGAGGTATTAGAGGACGCTAAGACGTTGGCAGATCAAAAG GTTGAAAATGATGCTGTTGTTGCACTGGCCTTGAGGAAAG ATGATAACGAGTTTGAGGAGGTCAACATTGTTCGGCCAAGCGAATTCTATCCGGCTCGGGAAGGAGATGCTGCCAATTG GTGGCTTGGTGACATCCGGTATCGCTCAGGAAACATCTTCAAACTATTGGTCAATTGTAGGGTTAATGATGTACTACTTCTTTGCTTAAGAGAATATGGTGTTCTCTTTCTGCCTCAGTTTTTTCAGGGTGAATCACATTTGTGGTTAAGGTCTAGATTGGCATTATACCAATGCGATGCTAAAGGATTGATAATATAG
- the LOC130724589 gene encoding AUGMIN subunit 8-like encodes MDVCESQQASSRRLKAVETPRPPLVLAEKNNAATATATARRSRTREVTSRYKSPTPPSTPSGSRRCPSPNLTRTATPAASLQLLPKRSLSAERKRPSTPPSPPSRRLSTPVNDSAIDGRLSSRKVAASRLPEGHNLWPSTMRSLSVSFQSDIISIPVSKKERPVTSASDRTLRPASNVAHRQGETPSTIRKATPERKRSPLKGKNASDQSENSKPVDSLPSRLIDQHRWPSRIGGKVSSSALNRSVDFGDARMLKTPASGTGFSSLRRLSLSEEASKPLQRASSDSVRLLSLVASGRTGSEVKSVDDCSLHDLRPHRSSTPHTDRAGLSIAGVRSQSLSAPGSRLPSPSRISVQSTSSSRGVSPSRSRPSTPPSRGGVSPSRIRPTSSSIQSNDSVSVLSFIADFRKGKKGAAFIEDAHQLRLLYNRFMQWRFANARAEAVLYIQNAIVQKTLYNVWIATLSLWESVTRKKINLQQLKLELKLNSVLNDQMAYLDEWATLETDHVDALSGAVEDLEASTLRLPVTRGAMVDIEHLKVAICQAVDVMQAMGSAIRSLFSQVEGMNDLISGVAVVATKEKSILDECEMLLASVAALQVEESSLQTHLIQIKQVLGIIN; translated from the exons ATGGATGTATGTGAATCACAGCAAGCATCATCACGGAGGCTAAAAGCTGTGGAGACTCCAAGACCACCCTTGGTTCTGGCAGAAAAGAACAATGCAGCCACCGCCACAGCCACCGCCCGGCGTTCTCGGACGAGGGAAGTTACTTCCCGGTACAAGTCACCTACTCCACCCTCCACACCATCTGGCTCTAGGAGATGTCCTTCACCTAATCTCACAAGAACAGCAACGCCTGCAGCATCCTTACAGTTGTTACCAAAAAGATCACTTTCTGCTGAAAGGAAGAGGCCTTCAACCCCTCCTTCACCGCCGTCACGACGACTGTCTACACCTGTCAATGATTCAGCTATTGATGGGAGGTTGTCATCTAGGAAGGTAGCAGCTAGCCGTTTGCCGGAAGGGCATAACCTATGGCCTTCCACCATGCGGAGCTTGAGTGTTTCTTTTCAGTCAGATATCATTTCCATACCTGTTAGCAAGAAAGAGAGGCCGGTTACTAGTGCTTCCGATCGTACCTTGCGGCCGGCTTCTAATGTGGCGCATAGGCAGGGTGAGACTCCATCAACCATAAGGAAGGCTACACCAGAGAGAAAGAGGAGTCCTCTTAAAGGGAAGAATGCTTCTGATCAGTCTGAGAATTCTAAACCAGTTGATAGTTTGCCTTCTCGGTTGATAGATCAGCATCGGTGGCCGAGTAGGATAGGTGGGAAGGTGTCTTCTAGTGCATTAAACAGAAGTGTTGATTTTGGAGATGCTAGAATGTTGAAGACTCCAGCTTCTGGAACTGGTTTTTCTTCACTGAGAAGATTATCTTTATCAGAAGAAGCAAGTAAACCCTTGCAAAGGGCTTCTAGTGATAGTGTAAGACTGTTATCTCTTGTTGCAAGTGGCAGAACAGGAAGCGAGGTGAAATCAGTTGATGACTGTTCGCTACATGATTTAAGACCTCACAGATCTTCTACACCTCACACAGATAGAGCAGGACTATCGATTGCTGGGGTCAGATCTCAGTCTTTGTCAGCTCCAGGATCACGTCTGCCCTCACCCAGTAGAATCTCAGTGCAATCTACTTCTAGTTCAAGAGGTGTCAGTCCATCTAGGTCAAGGCCATCAACTCCTCCTTCTAGAGGAGGGGTTAGTCCATCTCGGATTAGGCCTACCAGTTCATCCATTCAATCCAACGATTCAGTTTCAGTGCTCAGCTTTATTGCTGAttttagaaaaggaaaaaagggTGCAGCCTTCATAGAAGACGCTCACCAATTACGGCTTCTCTACAACAGATTCATGCAATGGAGGTTTGCAAATGCGAGAGCTGAGGCTGTGCTTTACATCCAAAATGCAATTGTACAG AAAACTCTATATAACGTATGGATCGCTACTTTGTCCCTCTGGGAGTCTGTTACTAGGAAGAAGATCAATCTTCAGCAGCTGAAGCTCGAGCTAAAACTGAATTCTGTTTTGAATGATCAA ATGGCCTACCTTGATGAATGGGCTACGCTTGAGACAGATCATGTTGACGCTCTATCCGGTGCTGTGGAAGATTTGGAGGCGAGCACCCTTCGTCTTCCTGTAACTAGAGGAGCAATG GTAGATATTGAGCATTTGAAGGTTGCTATCTGTCAAGCTGTTGATGTCATGCAAGCAATGGGGTCTGCAATTCGCTCTTTATTCTCACAG GTGGAGGGCATGAATGATTTAATTTCTGGAGTTGCTGTTGTAGCAACAAAGGAAAAATCCATACTTGATGAATGTGAAATGCTACTGGCTTCAGTAGCTGCTTTGCAG